A single region of the Apodemus sylvaticus chromosome 7, mApoSyl1.1, whole genome shotgun sequence genome encodes:
- the LOC127689855 gene encoding uncharacterized protein LOC127689855: MLVFSTLLFQSRTPIYGKAPSAFKVDRTPVYGKAPSAFKVNRTPVYGKAPSAFKVDRTPVYGKAPSAFKVERTTVYGKAPSAFKVDRTAVYGKAPSAFKVDRTTVYGKAPSAFKVDRTAVYGKAPSAFKVERTTVYGKAPSAFKVDRTTVYGKVPSAFKVDRTAVYGKAPSAFKVERTPIYGKAPSAFKVDRTPIYGKAPSAFKVDRTPIYGKAPSAFKVDRTTVYGKAPSAFKVDRTPVYGKAPSAFKVDRTPIYGKAPSAFKVDRTPIYGKAPSAFKVDRTPVYGKAPSAFKVDRTPVYGKAPSAFKVDRTPVYGKAPSAFKVDRTPIYGKAPSAFKVDRTTVYGKAPSAFKVDRTTVYGKAPSAFKVDRTPIYEKVPFAFKVDRTPSYGKVPSAFKVDLPLFQPLWKYPSDRCTPLMVKMKL; the protein is encoded by the coding sequence ATGCTGGTGTTCAGCACTCTTTTGTTTCAGTCCAGGACACCAATCTATGGAAAGGCACCATCAGCATTTAAGGTGGATAGGACACCAGTCTATGGAAAGGCACCATCAGCATTTAAGGTGAATAGGACACCAGTCTATGGAAAGGCACCATCAGCATTTAAGGTGGATAGGACACCAGTCTATGGAAAGGCACCATCAGCATTTAAGGTGGAGAGGACAACAGTCTATGGAAAGGCACCATCAGCATTTAAGGTGGATAGGACAGCAGTCTATGGAAAGGCACCATCAGCATTTAAGGTGGATAGGACAACAGTCTATGGAAAGGCACCATCAGCATTTAAGGTGGATAGGACAGCAGTCTATGGAAAGGCACCATCAGCATTTAAGGTGGAGAGGACAACAGTCTATGGAAAGGCACCATCAGCATTTAAGGTGGATAGGACAACAGTCTATGGAAAGGTACCATCAGCATTTAAGGTGGATAGGACAGCAGTCTATGGAAAGGCACCATCAGCATTTAAGGTGGAGAGGACACCAATCTATGGAAAGGCACCATCAGCATTTAAGGTGGATAGGACACCAATCTATGGAAAGGCACCATCAGCATTTAAGGTGGATAGGACACCAATCTATGGAAAGGCACCATCAGCATTTAAGGTGGATAGGACAACAGTCTATGGAAAGGCACCATCAGCATTTAAGGTGGATAGGACACCAGTCTATGGAAAGGCACCATCAGCATTTAAGGTGGATAGGACACCAATCTATGGAAAGGCACCATCAGCATTTAAGGTGGATAGGACACCAATCTATGGAAAGGCACCATCAGCATTTAAGGTGGATAGGACACCAGTCTATGGAAAGGCACCATCAGCATTTAAGGTGGATAGGACACCAGTCTATGGAAAGGCACCATCAGCATTTAAGGTGGATAGGACACCAGTCTATGGAAAGGCACCATCAGCATTTAAGGTGGATAGGACACCAATCTATGGAAAGGCACCATCAGCATTTAAGGTGGATAGGACAACAGTCTATGGAAAGGCACCATCAGCATTTAAGGTGGATAGGACAACAGTCTATGGAAAGGCACCATCAGCATTTAAGGTGGATAGGACACCAATCTATGAAAAGGTACCATTTGCATTTAAGGTGGATAGGACACCGAGCTATGGAAAGGTACCATCAGCATTTAAGGTGGATCTTCCCTTATTTCAGCCTCTCTGGAAATACCCCTCAGACAGGTGTACCCCACTCATGGTGAAAATGAAGCTCTAG